The genomic region CCTGATTGTGATTTCTCTGCGTGACAGCTAACTTCCTTTCGTGCCCCGCACGACTCGGATGGGCCAGTTCTTGACACGCGCTTCCTCCTCCGTGTCCTTTCCGCTCTCACTCCTGCTGTGATATGCTGACGTCTGGGGGTTCCCTCTCTGCACACCTTCGTGCGAAGCCCCGCTTTGCCGTCACGGGGCCCCGGAGCCGGCGCCTCAAAGTCCACGCTCCTTGGGACGTCCTTGGGAAGCGGGCTGGGTTCTTCAAGTCGGGTCCAAGATCGTGTTTTGTGGCAAATCGGAGACTATAGCAAGTGGAGGTGATGCGCTTGAGTTTCGCAGTACTTCTCGGGCTCACTGCGCTCATCCATATGATAGACACGCTGTCTTACTCGGTGAGGCTGGGTGGGATCCGGACGAGGCAACTCGCGCTTGCGCTGTCCCTCTTCAACAGCATAGCGCTGATCTCAAGGACTGCCAATACACTCCAGGCTCCGCTGGTCGGGAGGCTGGTCGGTGCGAATCTCGGAAAGCCTGATGTTCTCGCGGAAGAGATCAGGGTCGTCATCGCGAGCGCGAGTGCCGGCACGCTCCTTGGAATCATTTTCACCCCGACATTCCTGTCTCTTTTTGTCAGAGCTATACGGGCTCTTGCGAAACGGGGGTCGATCCCGATGTTCCTTTTCGAGTGCATGGCACCCGCGAAGCTACGGAGCATATCGAGGAGCATTAGGCTGCCCGACAGGAGTCTGATCGCGCGGCTCAAGCCGGATGGTGTCCCGACGGCACTGATCTTTCTGAATGTGGTGATCACCGCCATCTATACCACCGGTGTGCTCTCGGCAGCGTACGCCGCGGCGCTCGTGCCACCATCAAAATCCATAGCGGCGAGTCTCTCTTCAGGTCTCGTGAACGGCGTAGCGACCGTTCTTTTCACGGTCCTCGTCGATCCGAAGGCGGCGGTCATCACAGACCAGGCAATGAGGGGCGAGATCGAGATAAGGGTGGCCGACACGCTTGTGGCATATCTCATCGGAAGCAAACTTGTCGGGACTTTGCTGGCGCAGCTCGTGTTCATCCCGGCAGCATGGATGATAGCACGGGTCGTCTAGCAGGTCGCGGATGACAGAGCAGGTCTCGCGGCACGGTCGTGCTTTGCTTGGGCGATTGCGACTTCGTGCGCCCTCCATTCCAGCGTATCGTCGAGCGGGTCCAGCTCGATGTTGCCGTACCTCCTTATCAACGATTTCCGGATGGGGTAGTCTGCGAGGTGGTGATTCTTCGGGATAAGTGGGCCGTGCAGGTAAAGTACCAAATACGTTCCTGTGGACGCAATTGGAGTTGATCCGGTTTCATGGACACCCCAGGGCTGCGCGACGGACTGCTCGGCTTCCTTGTGATTTCTCTCTGTGATGGTCCACCTCCTTTCGTACTCCGCAGGACTTAGATATCCGAGGGCTGAGTGCCGACGCTTCCGGTTGTAAAACCCCCGACGTATTCGAAGATGGCCGAGGCTAGCGCCTGACGGCTTGGCCAGCTGCGCCGGTTGAGTAGTTCAGTCTGGAGCGTGGCAAAGAAGCTCTCAGCTACCGCGTTATCTAGGGCGTCTCCCACCGTGCCCATGGAACCTAGGATGCCCGCATCTTTGAGCGTTCGACCAAAGGCTACGGCGGTGTATTGCACCCCGTGATCGGAGTGGTGAACGAGCCCAGGGGTGGGCCTACGGTTCCACACGGCCATGTTCGCGGCATCAACTGCAAGACCTGCGACCGGGTGGTCACCCATTGACCAGCTTGCTGCCATTCGAAAAGTCGGTGCGGAGCAGGACCGGCGTCCCTATCGCCTACGCTTGCCCCTTTAGGGCGGTGTGGAGGGGTATTCCGGGTTGCGGGAGGCGCGCCGTGAGGGTGGTGGTGCCCTCTCCCGTCTCTCCCCTCTGGGGTGTAGCGTGGTGCCCAGGCTCTCACGTGTACGCGCAGACGCCGCCACACGGGCGCTACGCGAGTCCAGCTGTAGAAGATGAGCATTGGTACGTTGCGTCAGCCTTCTGGACTCACGGGCGGTAAAGAGACCTCAACCTTTAGACTGGACCGTCTCTGAGGCCTTAGTTCCAGGTAGTACACGACAGATCGCGACGTTAGAACCACTTGCCACACGCTTACCCTATCTTCGTCCACGACGATGTGCATACCACCAAGTTCTTCTACAGCGGTTTGTCCGCCCATCTGTCGGTCCGATGTCTCACGCTGGCCGGGCGTTCGCCGGGGAAGCACGAACCTAGCATGCAGAACGGAGTCCCCGAAACCCTGATTGGCGAAGACTATCTTTCCAGAAAGCGCGTCTCGGTACGAGGCACTAACCAGGAAGGTGCTAAAGGGCAAAGATGATGACTCATCTGCCTCGCCAGGAGAAAGGTATGTCTTCAAGAGCCCTGTGGTTTGAGAAGACTTCGGCTCGCTATAGTTGAAAGACGTGATCGTCCCCTGGTTGACTTCAACTAGTCGGTAGCCGACTCCCGTCTCGGCAGCAGCTTGGGCGGTACGAGTGGTGATAATCTTCGTGGTCTCCGTCTCTTCCAGTTGGTCCGTATGTCGGTGCCCTGCGAAAACATACTTTACCCCATAGTGTTCGATCAACCGCTTGAGGGCCGACCTACCTTCGTCCATGAAAATCCAGCGCTCATCGCACGGGTTGTGGTGAAGGGCCATTACGATGTGCTTCTTCTCGGACGAGGCTAGCCGCAGGTCCTTCTCTAGCCAGTCAAGCTGGGCTGGTCCGATGGTTCCGTTATCCGACGGATGAGCGGGGTGATCATACGTGTTGACCATGGCGAAATGCCAGTCTCCCCAGTCGAACGAGTAATACAAGGGCCCAAAGTATGTGTGCCAGTATTCAAAGCCACTGGTCTGCCCGACGCGCTGACCGTCGTGATTTCCCATGACAGTGTATACAGGGAACTCCGCATACTCATCCAGTATGCGCCACATCTGTTTAAAATCCCTGTCATAGGTGTCCGCGTTGCTTTCAACTAGGTCGCCTAGGAGTATGACAAAGTCGGGCCTTAGTAGGTTAAGTTCTGCTATGGCCTTCAGGAGGAGATAGTTGGTGGGGTTGCCGTTCCCCACTCCCGTCGAGTGCTCGTTGTTCAAGTGGACGTCAGAAAGGATCGCGAACCGGAAGGCGTCCTGGACGCCATCGCGCACAACCTTAACCGCGTTGGGCTGTCTGTCAGTGATCACCTTCCCCCCGTCAGTGGATACAGTCACAATCAGATCATATAACTCAAGCGGTGTGCAGTAAGGAACCCTGGCTTTGATGCGCCAGTAACCGTCGTCTTCCTGCGTAACCTGCTCGACTGACAGAGGGACCTCGTAAAGCACAGTCGCGTCTTCGGGGAATGCCCCGAAGGCTTGCTTGTCATTGCCGTCAGGACCTTCATCACGCCTGTTAGCGTCACGTGGCACCTGCTGACAGTCCAGGCAGGCAAGCGTTCCTCCTTGGACTGACAGCCGGGCTTGCCAGCCTGCCGTCCCGGTCGTTCTCTCCGGCACCAGAACTTTGACGGAGATCGCGTCCCCCGGGCGGACAAAGGCAGGCTGGGTCAGTAGCGGAGAGACTATCCTGTTGATCCCTGCGGCCCCGTCTTGGTCAGGGATATCGCTGTGGCGGCTGCTCGTGCGATTTGCCCCAAGAGCCCGCGCAACCTCTTGTTCAAAGCCGGGCTCTGAGGAAACCACTTTGCCGCAGTTGAAGCCCTCGGGCGCGGCTTCGGGCGCGGCTGCGTTCCCTTCCGCTTCACTGGGGCATTCTGCCCCGATCGAGGCAGCTTCGCCCGTCTCGTCCGGCTTGTCGGTCCGCATTCTAGCGATCTTCTGCAGATCAGCGACGTATAGATTCCAACCCTGTCCCGCGTCTGAGGCGAACAAAATCCGCCGTCCGTCAGGCGACCACGCCGGGTATTTTTCGTCTCCATCGAGGTCTGTGATTCTCTGCAGGCGACCGCTGGGCACGTGGACTATCCAGATATCCCAGGTTCCGTAGTGGTTTGACATGAAAGCAATCTTGCTTCCGTCCGGCGACCAACGCGGATAGACCGAGTTACCTGACAGCGACCCAGTCAGACAGCACTGGCTTAGGCCTTCGTCACGCTCGTTTAAGTGTAATACCCATATGTTGAAGGTGCCGCTGCAATCGGATTGATACGCAATCATCGACCCGTCAGGTGACCAGTCAGGATATCCTTCATCAGCAGGAGAGTCGGTCAATCTTGCGGGACTACTTGTTCTGGACAGATCCACTCGCCACAAGTCCCAATTACCAGCCCGGTTTGACCTAAATGCGATGCTCTGCCCGTCCGGCGACCAGGCCGGAGTGGTATCATAACTCGAATCGGTTGTCACCCTGATCGGCTTATTCTCTTTGTCGAGATCCCATACCCAGATATCCCAGTTCCCTTGCGCGTCATCCAGGTTGACACCCGAAGAGTACGCCACTCGCCGCCCATCAGGTGACCAGCGCGGGAACGCCTTTGGGTTCCTGTCGAAGGTAACTTGGGATACCTCAGTTTGTCCGGTGAACTTGAGAAGAAAGAGGTTCAGATCGGCCGTTTCCTGGGTCGTGCGAGCACTTTTCATCTTCCCTAACGTGAACACTACTGCACTGCCGTCAGGCTTCCAATCCGGGTACAGTTGATCGAGGAAGGGGTAGGAAGAACCGGATACCAGGCAGCTTAACTGATAGATGCCTTTGTCCGGCATGTGAACAGGTTGAGCAACGTGATAACTCATACCAGTGTCGATTTCGTCGCCACCAGCTGTCCCAAGCGCCCTGGATGCGTCACTACGGATATCTGCCTGCTTTGTGGGCCTCAGATAATAGAAGCTGTTGTACGGAGGAGCATCATCGCCCTGAACGAGGACACCTGTAACAACCACCCAGTCCCCGTTTTTCAAACCCGTAATGTCAACCCCTGCATAATCGTAGAACTTCACCTGCATCTTACCCTTGCCATCTTCGGTATTCCCGTCACGGCTTCCATCCACCCAGAACCCGCGCGTGATTCCATCGTTGTCGTAGCGAGACAGGCGCCCCTCTACGGTGACGAGCTGCCCCTCTAGAGGCTCTGCCTCAGAGTAGGCGGGGTCAGTGGGCAGCGTTGCTCCCATCGTCAGGGTGCCGAGAGGATGATTCCGTTCGAGAATTGTGATGTCCTCGGATTTTGAGGGTATGACGACAGTGGTGCCGTAATCGGTTGTGTAGCCACGCACCGACACTTTACCGGTCACCCTAACCAGATCCCCGGCCCTCACCTCGGGACGGGTGGTTCCTGGTAGGTACACCAGCGCTCCGTACAGCCGCTCGCTGGCCGGCCCGTTCGGTCCCGCACCGTGCGCAGCCGAAGGCGGCTCAGGTCCGACGATGGCGAAGT from Bacillota bacterium harbors:
- a CDS encoding DUF2837 family protein; protein product: MSFAVLLGLTALIHMIDTLSYSVRLGGIRTRQLALALSLFNSIALISRTANTLQAPLVGRLVGANLGKPDVLAEEIRVVIASASAGTLLGIIFTPTFLSLFVRAIRALAKRGSIPMFLFECMAPAKLRSISRSIRLPDRSLIARLKPDGVPTALIFLNVVITAIYTTGVLSAAYAAALVPPSKSIAASLSSGLVNGVATVLFTVLVDPKAAVITDQAMRGEIEIRVADTLVAYLIGSKLVGTLLAQLVFIPAAWMIARVV
- a CDS encoding DDE-type integrase/transposase/recombinase, translating into MGDHPVAGLAVDAANMAVWNRRPTPGLVHHSDHGVQYTAVAFGRTLKDAGILGSMGTVGDALDNAVAESFFATLQTELLNRRSWPSRQALASAIFEYVGGFTTGSVGTQPSDI